One Fusobacterium nucleatum genomic window carries:
- the cbiT gene encoding precorrin-6Y C5,15-methyltransferase (decarboxylating) subunit CbiT: MHIYDKEFTQTELPMTKQEIRAISIAKLMLKPNSILIDVGAGTGTIGIEAATYMPQGRVYAIEKEEKGLDTIRLNAEKFKLDNFELIHGKAPDAIPNIAYDRMFIGGSTGGIEEIINHFLTYAKDEAILVINCITLETQSKSLEILKEKGFKDIEVITVTVGRAKRVGPYTMMFGENPICIIKVIKRNK, from the coding sequence ATGCACATATACGATAAAGAGTTTACTCAAACTGAGTTACCAATGACAAAACAAGAAATAAGAGCAATTTCTATTGCTAAACTTATGTTAAAACCAAATTCAATTTTAATTGATGTTGGAGCAGGGACAGGAACAATAGGAATAGAAGCAGCAACTTATATGCCACAAGGAAGGGTCTATGCAATAGAAAAAGAAGAAAAAGGTTTAGATACTATAAGACTAAATGCAGAAAAATTTAAGCTTGATAATTTTGAATTAATTCATGGTAAAGCACCTGATGCTATTCCAAATATTGCTTATGATAGAATGTTTATTGGTGGTTCAACTGGTGGAATAGAAGAAATTATAAATCATTTTTTAACTTATGCAAAAGACGAAGCTATACTTGTTATTAATTGTATTACTCTTGAAACTCAATCTAAATCTTTGGAAATCTTAAAAGAAAAAGGTTTCAAAGATATAGAAGTTATAACAGTTACTGTTGGTAGAGCAAAAAGGGTTGGACCTTATACTATGATGTTTGGTGAAAATCCTATTTGTATAATCAAGGTCATTAAAAGAAATAAGTAA
- the cbiD gene encoding cobalt-precorrin-5B (C(1))-methyltransferase CbiD, protein MEEKELKNGYTTGTCATAAVKVALEALVYGKKATEVEITTLNYTNLKIPVQKLRVRNNFASCAIQKYAGDDPDVTNGISICAKVQLVKELPKVDRGAYYDNCVIIGGRGVGLVTKKGLQIAVGKSAINPGPQKMITTVVDEILSGNDEKAVITIYIPEGRAKALKTYNPKMGVIGGISVLGTTGIVKAMSEEALKKSMFAELKVMREDKNRDWVIFAFGNYGERHCEKIGLDTQQMIIISNFVGFMIEAAVKLEFKKIIMLGHIAKAIKVAGGIFNTHSRVADGRMETMASCAFLVDEKPEIIRKILASNTIEEACDYIEKKEIYHLIANRVAFKMQEYARADIEVSAAIFSFKGETIGESDNYERMVGECGAIK, encoded by the coding sequence ATGGAAGAAAAAGAACTAAAAAATGGTTATACAACAGGAACTTGTGCAACAGCAGCAGTGAAAGTTGCTCTGGAAGCACTTGTTTATGGTAAAAAAGCTACTGAAGTTGAAATAACAACATTAAATTACACAAATTTAAAAATACCAGTTCAAAAGTTGAGAGTTAGAAATAATTTTGCAAGTTGTGCTATACAAAAGTATGCAGGTGATGACCCTGATGTTACTAATGGAATAAGTATTTGTGCAAAGGTACAATTAGTAAAAGAACTTCCAAAAGTTGACAGAGGAGCCTATTATGATAACTGTGTAATTATTGGTGGGAGAGGAGTTGGACTTGTAACAAAAAAAGGACTTCAAATAGCAGTTGGAAAATCTGCTATCAATCCCGGACCTCAAAAAATGATAACAACTGTTGTAGATGAAATTCTAAGTGGCAATGATGAAAAAGCTGTAATAACAATCTATATTCCAGAGGGAAGAGCCAAGGCACTAAAAACATATAATCCTAAAATGGGAGTTATAGGTGGAATATCAGTTCTAGGTACAACTGGAATAGTTAAGGCTATGAGTGAAGAAGCATTAAAAAAATCAATGTTTGCAGAACTTAAAGTTATGAGAGAAGATAAAAATAGAGATTGGGTTATCTTTGCCTTTGGTAACTATGGAGAAAGACATTGTGAAAAAATTGGACTAGATACTCAACAGATGATTATTATAAGCAACTTTGTTGGTTTTATGATAGAAGCTGCTGTTAAGTTAGAGTTTAAGAAAATAATAATGTTGGGACATATTGCAAAAGCAATTAAGGTTGCAGGTGGAATTTTTAATACTCATAGCAGAGTTGCTGATGGTAGAATGGAAACTATGGCTTCTTGTGCTTTTCTTGTAGATGAAAAGCCTGAAATAATTAGAAAAATTTTGGCTTCAAATACTATTGAAGAAGCCTGTGATTATATAGAAAAGAAAGAAATTTATCATTTAATTGCAAATAGAGTAGCCTTTAAAATGCAAGAATATGCAAGGGCAGATATAGAAGTATCTGCTGCAATATTCTCATTTAAGGGTGAAACTATTGGAGAAAGTGATAACTATGAAAGAATGGTTGGTGAATGTGGTGCAATCAAATAA
- the cobI gene encoding precorrin-2 C(20)-methyltransferase, whose translation MTNKFYGIGVGVGDPEEITIKAINTLKKLDVVILPEAKKDEGSVAYEIAKQYMKEDVEKVFVEFPMLKSLEDRENARKENAKIVQKLLDEGKNVGFLTIGDTMTYSTYVYILEHLPEKYLVETVPGVSSFVDMASRFNFPLMIGDETLKVVSLNKKTNIEFELENNDNIVFMKVSRNFENLKQALIKTGNIDKIIMVSNCGKESQKVYYDIKDLTEDDIPYFTTLIVKKGGFEKWKKFTL comes from the coding sequence ATGACTAACAAATTTTATGGTATAGGTGTTGGAGTTGGAGACCCAGAGGAGATAACTATAAAAGCAATAAACACCTTAAAAAAATTAGATGTAGTAATATTACCAGAAGCTAAAAAAGATGAAGGTAGTGTTGCTTATGAAATAGCAAAACAATATATGAAAGAAGATGTGGAAAAAGTTTTTGTTGAATTTCCTATGTTAAAATCTCTTGAAGATAGAGAAAATGCAAGAAAAGAAAATGCTAAGATAGTTCAAAAACTTTTAGATGAAGGAAAAAATGTTGGTTTCTTAACTATTGGAGACACTATGACATATAGTACCTATGTGTATATTTTAGAGCATCTTCCTGAAAAATATTTAGTTGAAACAGTTCCAGGAGTTTCATCATTTGTTGACATGGCTTCAAGATTTAATTTTCCACTTATGATAGGAGATGAAACTTTAAAAGTTGTATCACTTAATAAGAAAACTAATATAGAATTTGAATTAGAAAATAATGACAATATAGTTTTCATGAAAGTTAGTAGAAACTTTGAAAACTTAAAACAAGCACTTATAAAAACAGGAAATATAGATAAAATTATTATGGTTTCAAATTGTGGAAAAGAAAGTCAAAAAGTTTACTATGACATAAAAGACTTAACAGAAGATGATATTCCATATTTTACAACTCTAATAGTTAAAAAAGGAGGATTTGAAAAATGGAAAAAGTTTACTTTATAG
- a CDS encoding cobyrinate a,c-diamide synthase → MKAFMLAGVSSGIGKTTISMALMSAFNNVSPFKVGPDYIDPGFHEFITGNKSYNLDIFMMGEQGVKYSFYKHHRNISIVEGVMGLYDGMDNSLDNNSSAHIARFLGIPVILVLDGVGKSTSIAAQVLGYKMLDPRVNIAGVIINKVSSAKTYTIFKEAIEKYTGVKCLGFVEKNDKLNISSRHLGLLQANEVDDLREKLYVLKNQVLENIDLKEIEKIATEQTRIFNENKDEIVPPLYLSYLKDRYVGKTIAIAQDSAFSFYYNDNIEFLEYMGFKLRYFSPIKDSKIPECDAIYLGGGYPENFAEELSNNKEMIESIRENYEQGKNILAECGGFMYLSNGIEQTDGKIFKMCGLVPCVVNMTNRLDISRFGYISINNKNDSEIARGHEFHYSKLKAVLEDTRKFKAVKKDGRTWECIFNEKNLYAGYPHLHFFGSYKFIEEVF, encoded by the coding sequence ATGAAAGCATTTATGTTAGCTGGTGTAAGTAGTGGGATTGGAAAAACAACAATATCTATGGCATTGATGTCTGCTTTTAATAATGTTTCACCATTTAAAGTTGGACCTGATTATATAGATCCAGGTTTTCATGAATTTATAACAGGGAATAAAAGTTATAATTTAGATATATTTATGATGGGAGAACAGGGAGTTAAATATAGTTTTTATAAACACCATAGAAATATTTCTATAGTTGAAGGTGTTATGGGACTATATGATGGAATGGATAATTCTTTAGATAATAATAGTTCTGCACATATTGCAAGATTTTTGGGGATACCTGTTATTTTAGTTTTAGATGGTGTAGGTAAAAGTACAAGTATAGCTGCACAAGTTTTAGGATATAAGATGCTTGATCCAAGAGTAAATATAGCAGGAGTTATTATAAATAAAGTATCAAGTGCTAAGACCTATACAATATTTAAAGAAGCTATTGAAAAATACACTGGTGTTAAATGTCTAGGTTTTGTTGAAAAAAATGATAAATTAAATATTTCAAGTAGGCACTTAGGACTTTTACAAGCAAATGAAGTTGATGATTTAAGGGAAAAACTATATGTTTTAAAAAATCAAGTATTAGAAAATATAGATTTAAAAGAAATAGAAAAAATAGCAACTGAACAAACTAGAATTTTTAATGAAAATAAAGATGAAATAGTTCCACCTTTATATTTATCATATTTAAAAGATAGATATGTAGGGAAAACTATTGCAATAGCACAAGATAGTGCATTCTCATTTTACTATAATGACAATATAGAATTTTTAGAATATATGGGATTTAAACTAAGATATTTCTCTCCTATAAAAGATAGTAAAATACCTGAATGTGATGCTATTTATTTAGGAGGAGGTTATCCAGAAAATTTTGCAGAAGAATTATCAAATAATAAAGAAATGATAGAATCAATTAGGGAAAATTATGAACAAGGAAAAAATATTTTAGCTGAATGTGGTGGCTTTATGTATTTAAGTAATGGTATAGAGCAAACAGATGGAAAAATATTTAAGATGTGTGGATTAGTTCCTTGTGTAGTAAATATGACTAATAGATTGGATATTTCAAGATTTGGTTATATATCAATAAATAATAAAAATGATAGTGAAATTGCAAGAGGACATGAATTTCACTATTCAAAATTAAAAGCTGTGTTAGAAGATACAAGAAAATTTAAAGCTGTAAAAAAAGATGGTAGAACTTGGGAATGTATATTTAATGAAAAAAATCTATATGCAGGCTATCCACATCTACATTTTTTTGGAAGTTATAAATTTATAGAAGAGGTATTTTAA
- the cbiB gene encoding adenosylcobinamide-phosphate synthase CbiB produces the protein MLNYFVVKFGLAYIIDLILGDPRWLYHPVIIIGKLISFLEKFLYKAKNKIFSGAILNILTLSSTFIVSLLLARAGYVIEIFFLYTTFATKSLADEGKKVYNILKSGDVEKAKKELSYLVSRDTNTLSLEKIIMSVVETIAENTVDGFISPAFFAFVGGFFYTEIFGEVVSLALPFAMTYKAINTLDSMVGYKNEKYIDFGKVSARVDDVANFIPARLTGLIFVPLSSLILGYDFKNSLKVFFRDRKKHSSPNSGQSESAYAGALGIQFGGKISYFGEDYEKPKIGDKLKEFDYEDIKKAVNILYAVSLIATISFILTSIIITLLG, from the coding sequence ATGTTAAATTATTTTGTAGTAAAGTTTGGATTAGCTTATATTATAGATTTAATATTAGGTGATCCAAGATGGTTATACCATCCTGTTATTATAATAGGAAAGTTGATAAGTTTTTTAGAAAAATTTTTATATAAGGCTAAAAATAAAATATTTTCAGGAGCTATTTTAAATATTTTAACTTTAAGTTCAACTTTTATAGTTTCTTTACTTCTAGCAAGAGCAGGTTATGTCATAGAGATATTTTTTCTCTATACAACATTTGCAACTAAAAGTTTAGCAGATGAAGGAAAAAAAGTTTATAATATATTGAAATCAGGGGATGTTGAAAAGGCTAAAAAAGAACTTTCATATCTTGTGAGTAGAGATACAAATACTCTATCACTTGAAAAAATTATTATGAGTGTAGTTGAAACAATAGCTGAAAATACGGTAGATGGTTTTATCTCTCCTGCATTTTTTGCTTTTGTTGGAGGCTTCTTTTATACAGAAATATTTGGAGAAGTAGTTTCTCTTGCCTTACCTTTTGCTATGACATATAAGGCAATAAATACTTTGGATTCTATGGTTGGTTATAAGAATGAAAAATATATAGATTTTGGAAAGGTTTCTGCAAGAGTTGATGATGTTGCAAACTTTATTCCAGCAAGACTTACAGGTCTAATATTTGTACCTTTATCAAGTTTGATACTAGGATATGATTTTAAGAATTCTTTAAAAGTATTCTTTAGAGATAGAAAAAAACATTCAAGTCCAAACTCTGGGCAAAGTGAATCTGCTTATGCAGGAGCATTAGGAATACAATTTGGTGGGAAAATCAGTTATTTTGGTGAAGATTATGAAAAACCAAAAATAGGAGATAAGTTAAAAGAATTTGATTATGAAGATATAAAAAAAGCAGTTAATATCTTATATGCTGTATCTCTTATAGCAACTATATCATTTATACTAACTAGTATTATTATAACATTATTGGGGTAA
- a CDS encoding precorrin-8X methylmutase: MSYIKVPGDIEKRSFEIIEEELGDKVKKFSENEMPIVKRIIHTSADFEYADLIEFQNNAIESGLKALEKGCKIYCDTNMIVNGLSKPALSKYNCSAYCLVSDKEVIEEAKKEGLTRSIVGMRKAGKDPETKVFILGNAPTALYQLKEMIENGEIEKPALVIGVPVGFVGAAESKEEFKKLGIPYITINGRKGGSTIGVAILHGIIYQIYKREGFHA; the protein is encoded by the coding sequence ATGAGTTATATAAAAGTACCAGGAGATATTGAAAAAAGAAGTTTTGAGATTATTGAAGAAGAATTAGGAGATAAAGTGAAAAAATTCTCTGAAAACGAAATGCCTATAGTTAAGAGAATAATCCACACTTCAGCAGATTTTGAATATGCAGATTTAATAGAATTTCAAAATAATGCTATAGAAAGTGGATTAAAGGCCTTAGAAAAAGGTTGTAAAATTTATTGTGACACAAATATGATAGTGAATGGACTTAGTAAACCTGCATTATCTAAATATAATTGTTCTGCTTATTGTTTAGTTTCTGATAAAGAGGTAATTGAAGAAGCTAAAAAAGAAGGACTTACTCGTTCAATAGTTGGAATGAGAAAAGCAGGAAAAGACCCTGAAACAAAAGTATTTATTTTAGGAAATGCACCTACTGCATTGTATCAATTAAAAGAAATGATAGAAAATGGTGAAATAGAAAAACCTGCCTTAGTTATAGGAGTTCCCGTTGGTTTTGTTGGTGCAGCAGAATCAAAAGAAGAATTCAAAAAACTAGGTATTCCATATATCACAATAAATGGTAGAAAAGGAGGTAGCACAATAGGTGTTGCTATACTTCATGGAATTATCTACCAAATATATAAAAGAGAAGGTTTTCACGCATAA
- a CDS encoding GrpB family protein: protein MGKKLSELTLEELWQLFPIILTEHKDYWKEWYREEESLLKKMLSTQNIIRISHIGSTAINGIWAKPTIDILIEIPKESKISKIKNILLEKNYLLMNETEDWISLNKGYTENGFAEKVFHIHLRYIGNNNELYFRDYLNEYPEIAKEYENLKLNLWKKFKHNRDAYTEAKTEFIIKYTELARKKYKERY, encoded by the coding sequence ATGGGAAAGAAACTTTCTGAACTAACACTTGAAGAATTATGGCAATTATTTCCTATAATTCTAACAGAACATAAAGATTATTGGAAAGAATGGTATAGAGAAGAGGAAAGTTTACTAAAAAAAATGTTATCTACTCAGAATATTATAAGAATAAGCCATATAGGAAGTACTGCCATAAATGGAATATGGGCAAAGCCTACAATAGATATTCTTATTGAAATACCAAAAGAAAGTAAAATTTCTAAAATAAAAAATATTTTATTAGAAAAAAATTATCTACTTATGAATGAAACAGAAGACTGGATATCACTGAATAAAGGCTATACTGAAAACGGGTTTGCAGAAAAAGTATTTCATATACATTTAAGATATATTGGAAATAACAATGAGTTATATTTTAGAGATTACTTAAATGAATATCCTGAAATAGCAAAGGAATATGAAAATTTGAAACTAAATTTATGGAAAAAATTTAAACATAATCGTGATGCTTATACAGAAGCAAAGACTGAATTTATAATTAAATATACAGAGCTTGCTAGAAAAAAATATAAAGAGAGATATTAA
- a CDS encoding pyridoxal phosphate-dependent aminotransferase, which produces MNKDLHGGNIYKFQREGKNNILDYSSNINPLGVAQKFIDIAKENFDKLVNYPDPYYIELRKKIAEFNSVDMDNIIVGNGATEILFLYIRALKPKKVLILAPCFAEYERALKSVSTKIEYFELKESDNFYPNIINLKKEIENNNYDLLLFCNPNNPTGQFIKLEDIKEIIETCENKNTKIFIDEAFIEFIENWKEKTVSLLKNKNIFIMRAFTKFFAIPGLRLGYGIGFDDKILKKLWEEKEPWTVNTFANLAGLIMLDDKEYIEKSEKWILEEKKFMYKELSKFQNIKVYKTECNFILIKLSNISSESLREKMIERNILIRDASNFKFLDYHFVRLAIKDRKSNLKMLEILTKFVEYK; this is translated from the coding sequence ATGAATAAAGATTTACATGGAGGGAATATTTATAAATTTCAAAGAGAAGGAAAGAATAATATTTTAGATTATAGTTCTAATATAAATCCCTTAGGAGTAGCACAAAAATTTATAGATATAGCAAAAGAAAATTTTGATAAGTTAGTAAATTATCCAGATCCTTATTATATTGAATTAAGAAAAAAAATAGCTGAATTTAATTCAGTTGATATGGATAATATTATTGTTGGAAATGGTGCAACAGAAATACTTTTTCTTTATATAAGAGCTTTAAAACCTAAGAAAGTATTGATATTAGCTCCTTGTTTTGCAGAGTATGAAAGAGCTTTAAAATCTGTTTCTACAAAGATAGAATATTTTGAACTTAAAGAAAGTGATAATTTTTATCCTAATATTATAAATTTAAAAAAAGAAATAGAAAATAATAATTATGATTTATTGTTATTCTGTAATCCAAATAATCCAACAGGACAATTTATTAAATTAGAAGATATAAAAGAAATTATAGAAACTTGTGAAAATAAAAATACAAAAATTTTTATAGATGAAGCCTTTATAGAATTTATAGAGAACTGGAAAGAAAAAACAGTTTCTTTATTAAAAAATAAAAATATTTTTATTATGAGAGCATTTACAAAGTTTTTTGCTATACCTGGACTTAGGTTAGGTTATGGAATAGGTTTTGATGACAAGATTTTAAAAAAGCTGTGGGAAGAAAAAGAACCTTGGACAGTAAATACTTTTGCAAATCTTGCAGGACTTATAATGCTTGATGATAAAGAATATATTGAAAAATCTGAAAAATGGATTTTAGAAGAAAAGAAATTTATGTATAAAGAGTTATCTAAATTTCAGAATATAAAAGTTTATAAAACAGAATGTAATTTTATTTTAATAAAATTATCTAATATTAGTTCAGAAAGTCTAAGAGAAAAAATGATTGAAAGAAATATATTAATAAGAGATGCTTCAAATTTTAAATTTTTAGATTATCATTTTGTTAGGCTTGCAATTAAGGATAGAAAGTCAAATTTAAAAATGTTAGAAATATTGACTAAATTTGTTGAATATAAATAA
- a CDS encoding ATP-binding protein, translating into MIRIDREEYLDFLIKSKDKQIIKVVSGVRRCGKSTLFEIYKDYLHKNGVEQNQIISINFEDMDYEELTDYKKLYEYIKSKIIEDKKNYIFLDEIQHIDKFEKVVDSLFIKDNVDLYITGSNAYFMSSELATLLSGRYIELKMLPLSFKEYYQARLEYKNLDKKESKILKTLMQYYNEYIVNSSFPYTLQLENNLKNIYEYLSGIYNSVLLKDIVARLKIADVMRLESVVKYLFDNIGNLTSISKIANTLTSMGRKTDTKTIGKYIKGLVDGLLIYEVNRYNIKGKEFLSTLSKYYVSDLGLRQMILGNRNIDMGHILENIIYLELLRRKANVYVGQFDKNEIDFVVINSNEVEYYQVALTVLDENTLKRELAAFKNIKDNYPKYLITLDDVLPNTDYDGIKVINALEWLLGE; encoded by the coding sequence ATGATAAGAATAGATAGAGAAGAATATTTAGATTTTTTAATAAAATCAAAAGATAAACAGATAATAAAAGTTGTATCTGGTGTAAGAAGATGTGGAAAATCTACTCTTTTTGAAATATATAAAGATTATTTACATAAAAATGGAGTTGAACAAAATCAAATAATATCTATCAATTTTGAAGATATGGATTATGAAGAACTTACAGATTATAAAAAACTATATGAATATATAAAATCTAAAATAATTGAAGATAAAAAAAATTATATTTTCTTAGATGAAATTCAGCATATAGATAAATTTGAAAAAGTTGTAGATAGCCTCTTTATAAAAGATAATGTGGACTTATATATAACAGGTTCTAATGCTTATTTTATGTCAAGTGAACTTGCAACTCTTTTAAGTGGTCGTTATATAGAATTAAAAATGCTTCCTTTATCTTTTAAAGAATACTATCAAGCTAGACTAGAATATAAAAATTTAGATAAAAAAGAAAGTAAGATATTAAAAACTCTTATGCAATATTATAATGAATATATAGTAAATAGTTCTTTTCCTTATACTTTGCAATTAGAAAATAATTTAAAAAATATATATGAATATTTAAGTGGAATATATAACTCTGTTCTTTTAAAAGATATAGTAGCAAGATTAAAAATTGCAGATGTGATGAGACTTGAAAGTGTTGTTAAATATCTATTTGATAATATAGGAAATTTAACTTCAATATCAAAGATTGCAAATACTCTAACTTCAATGGGAAGAAAAACTGATACTAAGACTATTGGAAAATATATAAAGGGGCTTGTTGATGGTTTACTTATATATGAAGTTAATAGGTATAATATAAAAGGTAAGGAGTTTTTATCAACATTATCAAAATATTATGTTTCGGACTTAGGGCTTAGACAAATGATTTTAGGTAATAGAAATATAGATATGGGTCATATTTTAGAAAACATAATCTATCTTGAATTACTTAGAAGAAAAGCTAATGTTTATGTTGGACAGTTTGATAAAAATGAAATTGACTTTGTAGTTATCAATTCAAATGAAGTTGAATATTATCAGGTTGCTTTAACTGTCTTAGATGAGAATACTTTAAAAAGAGAGTTAGCTGCTTTTAAAAATATAAAAGATAACTACCCTAAGTATTTAATAACATTAGATGATGTACTACCAAACACTGATTATGATGGAATAAAAGTAATTAATGCTTTGGAATGGTTGTTGGGAGAATAG
- a CDS encoding 3-phosphoglycerate dehydrogenase, which translates to MEKNKLKILFLDRNAVGPYELKDIFSKYGEYTELNLTNNDDIASYLKNYDVVILNRIRLGKKEFEKASHLKLVLLTGTGYNHIDLVTAKEHGVSIANVAGYSTNSVSQLTMTFLLNELTKVEKLSQKVKENKWDELSINMDRYYHVDTEGKVLGILGHGNIGKKVESYAKSFGMEVMIAKIPGREYTDNLDNRFELEEVLEKCDIFSIHAPLTDLTRGLINLDRMKKMKKSAIILNLGRGPIINEDDLYYALKNKIIASAATDVMTIEPPKNDCKLLELDNFTVTPHLAWKSQKSLERLFAEIENNLNLFLENKLIGVESK; encoded by the coding sequence ATGGAAAAAAATAAATTAAAAATATTATTTTTAGACAGAAATGCAGTAGGACCTTATGAATTAAAAGATATATTTTCAAAATATGGCGAATACACAGAACTTAATCTTACAAATAATGATGATATAGCTAGTTATTTAAAAAATTATGATGTTGTAATTTTAAATAGAATTAGATTAGGTAAAAAAGAATTTGAAAAAGCTTCTCATTTAAAATTAGTTTTATTAACTGGAACAGGATATAATCATATAGATTTAGTTACTGCAAAAGAACATGGAGTATCTATTGCCAATGTTGCTGGCTATTCAACTAATTCAGTATCTCAATTGACTATGACATTTTTATTAAATGAATTGACGAAGGTAGAAAAGTTAAGTCAAAAAGTAAAAGAAAATAAATGGGATGAGCTTTCTATTAATATGGATAGATACTATCATGTAGACACAGAGGGGAAAGTTTTAGGAATTTTAGGACATGGAAACATAGGGAAAAAAGTTGAAAGCTATGCTAAAAGTTTTGGTATGGAAGTTATGATAGCTAAAATTCCTGGAAGAGAATATACAGATAATTTAGATAATAGATTTGAATTAGAAGAAGTTTTAGAAAAATGTGATATATTTTCTATTCATGCACCATTGACTGATTTAACAAGAGGTTTAATAAATTTAGATAGAATGAAAAAGATGAAAAAGTCTGCAATAATTTTAAATTTAGGAAGAGGCCCTATAATAAATGAGGATGATTTATATTATGCATTGAAGAATAAAATAATTGCCTCAGCTGCAACTGATGTAATGACAATAGAGCCTCCTAAAAATGATTGTAAGTTACTAGAATTAGATAATTTTACAGTAACTCCACATTTAGCTTGGAAATCACAAAAAAGTTTGGAAAGACTTTTTGCAGAAATTGAAAATAACCTTAATTTATTTTTAGAAAATAAATTAATAGGTGTAGAAAGTAAATAG
- the cbiE gene encoding precorrin-6y C5,15-methyltransferase (decarboxylating) subunit CbiE, with product MITMKEWLVNVVQSNKINVVGLGPGNIKYLSTAGIDCVKEAEIIVGSTRQLSDLKTIISEKQEIYILGKLSELIDYLKENIERKITIIVSGDTGYYSLVPYLSKNLSKDILNIIPNISSYQYLFSKIGENWQNFRLASVHGREFDYIKNIDDEDIAGLVLLTDDIQNPYEVSKNLYNSGVRNLAVIVGENLSYDNEKITILEIEDYEKLNRKFDMNVLILKKGENNGKK from the coding sequence GTGATAACTATGAAAGAATGGTTGGTGAATGTGGTGCAATCAAATAAAATAAATGTGGTTGGTTTAGGACCTGGAAATATTAAGTATCTTTCTACTGCTGGAATTGATTGTGTAAAAGAAGCAGAAATTATAGTTGGAAGTACAAGGCAACTTTCAGATTTAAAAACTATTATTTCAGAGAAACAAGAAATATATATTTTAGGGAAATTATCTGAGCTTATAGACTATTTAAAAGAAAATATAGAAAGAAAAATAACAATTATAGTTTCAGGAGACACAGGATATTATAGTTTAGTTCCTTATCTATCAAAGAATTTATCTAAGGATATTTTAAATATTATTCCTAATATTTCATCTTATCAATATTTATTTTCAAAAATAGGAGAAAATTGGCAAAATTTTAGACTAGCAAGTGTACATGGTAGAGAATTTGACTATATTAAAAATATAGATGATGAGGATATTGCAGGTTTAGTTTTGCTTACAGATGATATACAAAATCCTTATGAAGTTTCTAAAAATCTATATAACAGTGGAGTTAGAAATTTAGCTGTTATAGTTGGAGAAAATTTATCCTATGATAATGAAAAAATAACTATATTAGAAATAGAAGACTATGAAAAATTGAACAGGAAATTTGATATGAATGTTTTAATTTTAAAGAAAGGGGAGAACAATGGAAAAAAATAA